From the genome of Acidobacteriota bacterium:
GCTTGACCGCGCCTCCGCCCAGGATCTCCGCGTTGCTGGAGCGGTAGAGGCCTCGAGACTTCACGTACTCGATCACGTGCCGGTCGGTTGGCGGCCGGGGGCCAGCCGCGAGAGCCGTGTCGAGCGCCCGATCCGCCGCATCCAGATAGGACCGGACGTGCAGCGGCGACATGGCCTGGTTCGCCGCCACGGTATCGAATCCGCCCGAATCGGCTTCCGCCGGCAGTCCCCGGCTCAGGATCTCGCCGACTGCCTCGTCGATGCCGAGCAGGTCCGAGATGGTGTAGGCGTACTCCAGCCGCGTGAGGCGGCGCAGCGGCGTGCGCTGCCCCCCGCGCGCCGCGAGGTTGGCGTCGACCAGCGCCCGCTTCAGCGACCCGAGCGCCGTCTCGACGACCGCGGCATCGGGGCGCGGGGCGGCGGCCGGGGGCATCTCGCCGTTCTCCACCCGCTCGTACACCCGCTCCCACGTGCGATACGTCGCGCGGTCGGTCAGGTCGAACCCGAGCCGCGCGAGGTTGAGCGGCGTCACCGTGTGGTCGCCGTGGCAGGCAAGGCAGGAACGCTCGACGAGCGGGGCCACGCCGTCTTCGAACGACTGGCCGGACGCGACGCCGGGCGCGAGCCAGAGACAGGCCACCAAGGCGGCGCAGGTTCTTGCCGTCATCGGGCCGCCATCGTGCTCATCGGCTCCCGAAGAGCTCGCTCCGCACGACCTCGTGAATCATGGTGCGGATCGGATAGCCGTCCTCGCGCAGCCGCGCGACGATGTCCTCGACCGCATCCCGGTCCGCAAACTCGATCTCCGCCCCCGTCGCGTAGACCAGGAACTGCGAGCTGAGGTTGCGAGCCACCTGCTCGACGTCGTTCTCCAGCATCAGCCGCTTGTAGCCGTGGATATCCGCGAAGGTGTCACCCACCGGCGTGACGCCGCTCGGGTCCACCGCGGGCCCCTCGGTGTACGGCGCGGGTACGGTGAAATCGCCGAACGTCATCTGGCCGCCGCTAGCCCGGTAGTTCGTCCGAAAGCCGCCGATTGGGTCGAACGACTCCAGTGCGAAGCCGGGCGGATCGATGTCCCGGTGACAGCTCGCGCAGACCGGGTTCGACCGGTGGGCTTCGAGTTGCTCGCGGATGGTGGTCGTCCCGCGCGTGTCAGGTTCCAGGCCCTCCACGCCGGCCGGGGGTGGCGGGGCCGGCTGCCCGAGCAGGTTGGCGAGCACGAAGTTGCCCCGCGGCACCGGCGACGTGGTCGTCCCGTTCGCCGTCACCTTCAGCACGCTCGCCTGCGTGAGCAGCCCGCCGCGCGGGCTGTCCGCCGGCAGCTCCACGCGGCGCATGTGCTGCCCCCCGACGGTCGGCAACCCATAGTGCTCGGCCAGACGGCGGTTCACGAACGTGAAGTCGGCGTCGATCAGGTTCCCCACGCCGTGGTTCTCGGCGATCAGCTCGCCGAGGAACAGTTCCGTCTCCCGCTGCATGGCCTGCCCCAGCCGATCGTCGTACTCGGGATACAGCCCCGCGTCCGGGGCGGTGGCCTTGATCTCGTAGAGCCGGAACGCCTGGCCCGCGAAGTCCCGGACGAACCGCTCGTTGCGGTCGTCGTCGAGCATCCGGTCGACCTGCGCCGCGAGCACGGCGGGGTCGGACAGCCGCCCCTCGCGCGCCAGCTCGAAGAGCTCGTCGTCCGGCATGCTGCGCCACAGGAAATAGGCGAGGCGCGTCGCGAGCCCGAAGTCGTCCATGTTGCCCGGCGCGCCGCCGTGGTGGTAGAGGAACGGCGGCGCGCTGAGGATCGCGCGCAGCGGCACACGAACCGCATCGAGGAACGGCCGCCCGGCGGCCAGCAGAGGCTGCGCAAGGCTGGCGTAGGCCTCCAGCTCGCCGTCCTCCAGCGGCCGGCGGAACGCGCGCGGCGCGAATGCCGCGACTACGTCGACGACGTGCTCGTAGGGATCCCTGGTCAGCCGGATCTCGCCGGCGTCGTCGAACTCGATGCCCGCCAGGAGCTGCCGGGCGCCGGCCGGCGGCCACGCGTCGACGAGCGGCCCCTCGATGGTCATCGACCGGAACGCGATCCCTTCCCCGGGATAGTCCACCATCCCGCCGTAGCCCTCGGAGGGATCGGCGGGCGGCGTCCACGACCCGTCCTGCGGGACGTCGAGCTCCGTCGCGGAAAGGCCGATCAGCTCGCCGGGCCGCAGGAACGGCGTGACCTCCACGGTCCGCGCGACTTCGAGGTCGTACGAGCCGATAAGCTCGTCCAGCGACGCGGCGACACCCGCCTTGAGCCCACGGTAGATGACCAGGTTCACGAGGGAGTTCGCCTGGTACGGGTAGGCGTCCACGGTGACGCGGTAACGACCCGGCTGCGGCACGTGGAAACCCTCCGATTCACTATGGAAGGTATAGGTCGAGCCGAAATCGAAGAACATCGCGAAGCCATCGTCCAACTGCTTGACGATGCCCAGGCCCAGGCCCTTCGCCATGCTTATCCCCCAGAGATACTGCGATTGCGAATAGTCGATGTGGTACGTCTGGGTCTCCGGACGCGGGCCGAACTGCAGCGCGGCGTCAAGGGCCCGGTCGGCCGCGTCGAGATAGGCCTGGACGTGCAGTGGCGACATGCTCTGCCGGGCCGCGACCGTGTCGAACCCCCCGGAGTCGGCCTCGGCCGGCAGCATCTGGCTCAGCTCCGTGCCGACAGCCTCGTCGAGCTGCAGCAGGTCCGCGATGGTGTAGGCGTACTCCAGGCGTGTGAGGCGGCGGAGCGGCGTGCGCAGATCCCCGCGGGCCGCGAGGTTCGCATCGACGAGGGCGCGCTTCAGGGACCCGAGCGCCGTTTCGACCACCGCTCTGTCGGGTCGCGCAACCGTGGCGGGAGGCATCTCGCCGTTCTCCACCCGTTCGTAGACTCGCTCCCACGCGCGATAGGTCGCGCGGTCGGTCAGGTCGGACCCAAGGCTCGCGAGGTTGAGCGGTGTCACGGTGCGTTCGCCGTGGCACGCGAGACAGGACCCCTGGACGAGCGGCGCCACGTCGGCTTCGAACGACTGGGCGGACGCGACGCCGGACGCGAGCCACAGGCAAGCCGCGAGCACGGCGCAGGTTCGTACTTTCATCGAGCTCCTCTCCAGGAAAGACCCTACACCGGTCCTACGACCAGGTCAGCGTGCCAGTGCTCTGCGAGAACGCGTCCGTCTCGAGGCCCATGTTCTGGAGCATCGTGACGAACAGGTTGCAGAGCGGCGCGTTGTGCTCGCCCTCGTGCACGACGTGCGTCCCGTGCGAGAACCCGCCCCCCGCAAGGAGAATCGGCAGGTCGATCGGCGTGTGCGCGTTGGCGTTGCCCAGGTTGCTGCCGAACAGCACCATCGTGTGATCGAGCAGCGAGCCGTCCGCGCCGCCGCGCCCGCTCAGGTCGGTCAGCAGGCCGCCGAAGGCCTCGACAATCTGGGTCTCGATCCTCTTCAACTGCGCGATCTTGGCCTCGTCCTGCCCGTGGTGGGACAGGCTGTGCTGATCGCCGGAAACTCCCTGCACCTGCGGCACGACGCCGTGGTCGTGGATCATCAGACTGATGACGCGCGAGGAGTCCGTTTCCAGAACCAGCGGCATCATGCGGAACATCAGCTTGATGCGCCCGATGAGATCCGCGGGGTTCGGGAGATCGGTCGGGGGCTCCGCGTCCACTACGGGCTTCGGCTTCTGCTGCCAAGCCTTGACTTCCGCGAGGTCGAGCTCGGCCGTCCGGACCGCGTCGTAGTAGGCATCCAGCTTCTGACGGTCCGCTGCGCTGACCCGCCCGCGCAGCGAATCGGTCTGCGACTTCAGACGGTCGAGGATGCTGCCGCCGTCGTTGAGGCTCTGCGCCTCTCGTTCGACCTCCTCCGGCGTGCCCTGCAGGAACAGTCTCCGGAACAGGCTGGCCGGGCTGTCCTCGGCCGGCACCATTGCGCCGCTCGTGGTGTAGGACTGACTCTGCGCGCTCGCCGTCCCCAGGACGACCGACGGGAACCGCGTCACGTACCCCAGATGGTTGGCCGCCACCTGGTCGACCGAGACGCTGTTCCGGAACCCGTCGAGCCCAGGCCGCCGCGCCGCGGTCAACCACGTGATCTCGGAGTTGTGCGGCTGGCGGCCGCTCTGCTCCTCGTGCGAGAAGCCGGTGAACAGCGTGTATTTCGACCGGTGCTCGTCGATCAGCTTGAGGTACTCGGTCGCCTCGTAGCCGGCGCCCGCCGCCTGCGGGAACCACGACGACGAGTAGAGCCCCAGCGTGGTGCAGATCGTCACCAGCCGCCTAGGCGGAGCGGCCACTGCGGCGCGGGCGATGGCCGGCGCCATCGATTCGAGCAGCGGCAGCGCCATCGCGACGCCTGAGGCGCGGAGGAACGTACGCCGGTCGAGCGGTCGGGTCGTGATCATGGTCATCGGCTCCTGACGAACGGATTAGGGCATACGAAAGGCGTCGGTGAACCCGAACTCGACCTCGACGGTCTCACCCGCGACGACCGCAATGGGGCCCGGTGCGCCGTACGCATTCGGACTGTAGACGCCGGCCGGCGTGCCGGACG
Proteins encoded in this window:
- a CDS encoding DUF1592 domain-containing protein; this translates as MKVRTCAVLAACLWLASGVASAQSFEADVAPLVQGSCLACHGERTVTPLNLASLGSDLTDRATYRAWERVYERVENGEMPPATVARPDRAVVETALGSLKRALVDANLAARGDLRTPLRRLTRLEYAYTIADLLQLDEAVGTELSQMLPAEADSGGFDTVAARQSMSPLHVQAYLDAADRALDAALQFGPRPETQTYHIDYSQSQYLWGISMAKGLGLGIVKQLDDGFAMFFDFGSTYTFHSESEGFHVPQPGRYRVTVDAYPYQANSLVNLVIYRGLKAGVAASLDELIGSYDLEVARTVEVTPFLRPGELIGLSATELDVPQDGSWTPPADPSEGYGGMVDYPGEGIAFRSMTIEGPLVDAWPPAGARQLLAGIEFDDAGEIRLTRDPYEHVVDVVAAFAPRAFRRPLEDGELEAYASLAQPLLAAGRPFLDAVRVPLRAILSAPPFLYHHGGAPGNMDDFGLATRLAYFLWRSMPDDELFELAREGRLSDPAVLAAQVDRMLDDDRNERFVRDFAGQAFRLYEIKATAPDAGLYPEYDDRLGQAMQRETELFLGELIAENHGVGNLIDADFTFVNRRLAEHYGLPTVGGQHMRRVELPADSPRGGLLTQASVLKVTANGTTTSPVPRGNFVLANLLGQPAPPPPAGVEGLEPDTRGTTTIREQLEAHRSNPVCASCHRDIDPPGFALESFDPIGGFRTNYRASGGQMTFGDFTVPAPYTEGPAVDPSGVTPVGDTFADIHGYKRLMLENDVEQVARNLSSQFLVYATGAEIEFADRDAVEDIVARLREDGYPIRTMIHEVVRSELFGSR
- a CDS encoding DUF1552 domain-containing protein, with product MITTRPLDRRTFLRASGVAMALPLLESMAPAIARAAVAAPPRRLVTICTTLGLYSSSWFPQAAGAGYEATEYLKLIDEHRSKYTLFTGFSHEEQSGRQPHNSEITWLTAARRPGLDGFRNSVSVDQVAANHLGYVTRFPSVVLGTASAQSQSYTTSGAMVPAEDSPASLFRRLFLQGTPEEVEREAQSLNDGGSILDRLKSQTDSLRGRVSAADRQKLDAYYDAVRTAELDLAEVKAWQQKPKPVVDAEPPTDLPNPADLIGRIKLMFRMMPLVLETDSSRVISLMIHDHGVVPQVQGVSGDQHSLSHHGQDEAKIAQLKRIETQIVEAFGGLLTDLSGRGGADGSLLDHTMVLFGSNLGNANAHTPIDLPILLAGGGFSHGTHVVHEGEHNAPLCNLFVTMLQNMGLETDAFSQSTGTLTWS